TACTCCCGAAGGGGAAGCATCCTTCCCCCACGGGGTAAGCATGCTTACCCCGAACCTCCGAAAGAATCCCCGACCGAACCCCTGATAGAAAAACATGTCGCTCATTTCCTTCAGAATGACCCGTTAGCGGGCAACTATGACGCCTTCGAAGACTATGCCCGCAGTTCGGCCGGTCACCGCCATCTTGAGAATGTCTGGCGTAAGCATGGCCCGAAGGACGGAGATCTCGACGTGATGCTCGACGAGTTCGAAGCTCACTTCGGCGACCGCGGCCACAGCTCCAACTGGCTGGCAAACTTTACCGCCGCCGTGAAGGCCGTCGAAGCTGACGACGCTTACCCAGCGAACGGTGATCCGCTCAACAACATCGTTGACGCTTACCACCTCCGGCTGGACGACTAACGACTTCTTCCACTTCTCGACCTTGATGCCCCCGCGATCCAGATGAGGACCGCGGGGGCATCGTCCTGCGTGGGCCCAAAGGGCCCCTCAGCACGCCCCTGAAGGCCGCAACCACCTGGACGGGGCCCGCGGGCCTTACAGGCCCCGATAAACGCCTCCTATCGGCCTCTACGTCCGCATCGGTGCACCGGCGCCCGTCCTTAACCCTTGACCTATACGTCCTTGAAAGGACCTTTACGTGAATCACCTCACTTCCCGCGCCAGGACGATCACAGTCCCCACCGCCGCTGGAAAGACACCTACCGAAGTCGACCGGAAGGCACTCGCGCTCGAAATCCTTCCCCAAGTCCATGCCCCGCAGCACGACCGCTCGAATCCGACCCCGAGCAAGCAGTTCGATCCCTCCTGCGACCCCTCGCCACCCGGCTGGGCCGGGTTCGCCGATCTCCTGCGCGTGGAGTTCATCGAGTGGACGCAGGCCGTCAGGTTTACTATTTTCTTCCTCCGCGCGGAGGTCGTGGAGTGGATCGCAGCCATTGGGTCGTTCGCGAAGTCCCTCCGGACCAGCACGGTCCCCGTTCAGCTCAACTCCCACGGTGGTGCGTTCTAATGGCTGCACGCACCCCCAACTCTTATGACACGACCCCCCGCACTGAACCCGGACCCTCCACCGACGGCGAGTGGCTCGACTCGGATGAATTCGCGTACGCCATCGGGTGCAGTGTCAATATGGTCCGCTACCATGCCCGCCGCGGAGTCCTCCGTGTCTTCCCGGACCACGTAGCGCGCGCCTCACGTTACTGGTTCCATCGAGCGTTGCTCGGTGAAGAGCTCGTCTACGCCGTCCTCACAGGAACTAACAACCGCCAACGATGGGGGAGCGGATGGCAGGGAACTCGCCTCACCAACAGGCAGTTAAAACGCCAGGCCAACAAAGCCCGCCCTCGCCGAACCGGTAACACGAGGTAGCGCCTCTGGACGTTCCACGGGCGTCCACACGCGTATGCGTGCGAGACTGGGGGATACCGTGGGCCTTGCCTTACTGCCCGGCGCGGCGGGAGACCCGTGAGATGATCGGGGAGATACTCGAACTGATTGAAAGCGGCGCCCCGTATGTCCTCGATAGAGTTCCTCGACCGATCCACCACTATCTCTCGTCTGCAGTCCTTCGGCCACTACTGGGCCGAACAGACCGCTGCGTGGCACCAGAGTGGGGAAACGGCTACCGAGAAGAAGTACGCCCAGTCGTTCTGGGCGGATCTGCTCAACTGCTTCGGCATCATCGCCGCCCGTCAACGCCTCTTCGAACGCGAAGCACAGCGCGCGACCACCGGCAACCACGGTTGGATGGACTTCTTCTTCCCCGGTGTTGCCATCGGTGAAGCCAAGTCTCTCGGCATGGACCTGAATGCCGCAGCTGCCCAGGTCGACGACTACCTCTCCGGTGGCACCATCAAGCAGACGGAGTTCCCCCGGTACGCGATCCTCACTAATTTCGACACGCTGTCCATCAAGAAGCTCGACATCGATGATGACCCGGTGGTCTTCTCCATCACCGACATCGCCAATCACTACGACGACCTTGTCTTCCTGATCGGCGGCGACACTCTGACTCGCCAGGAAGAAGAAGCTGCCTCCATCAAGGCCGCCCAGCTCATGGCGGAACTCTACGTCGCGATTCTGGGAGATGACGCTGACGAACCTGTCGGAGGCGACCCAGACGCACCAACCAACCCCGAGGATGAGGACGAGCGTGAGGCGACGGCCTCGATGTTGATGACCCGGTTGCTCTTCCTTCTTTATGGCGATGACGCTGGCCTCTGGGAGGTGGACCTGTTCTACCGGTGGGTCGATCAGGAAACCACCGCCGCTAGCCTCGGAGCGCAGCTCGGCCAGCTCTTCGAGCACCTCAATACCCCAGTCAGCCGAAGACCCAAGTACCTGCCCGACCTGATAGCTCGCTTCCCGTACGTGAACGGCGCTGTTTTTGCCGACAACATCGGCATGGAGTACTTCACCACGGACACGCGTGAGGCCCTTCTTGATGCCTGCCGCTTCCAGTGGACCAGCATCAGCGTCTCCGTCTTCGGCGCCATGTTCCAGCTCGTGAAGTCCAAGGAAGCCCGCCGTGCCGCCGGCGAGCACTACACCTCAGAGTCCAACATCCTCAAAACCATCGGCCCGCTATTCCTCGACGAATATCAGGGGCGCGCCGACAGGCTGATCCGCAACAAGTCCAGCCGCCTCAAGGACTTCGACGCCCTCATGGACGAGATGGCCGCGAACATCTATTGCGACCCGGCTTGCGGTTCCGGCAACTTCCTCAATCTCGCCTACGCTCGCCTACGCGAGATCGAAACAGCCTTGATCGTCGAGAAACGAAAACGCTTTAAGACGACCGGCGGTGGTGCCATGACACTGTTCATAGAGGCGGAACAGAAGCTGTCCATCGACCAGTTCCACGGTTTCGAAATCGGGTGGTGGCCGGCCAAGATTGCCGAGACATCCATGTTCCTCGTGGACCACCAGGCCAACCAGAAGCTCGCCAAGGCCATTGGCGAAGCCCCAGAACGGCTGCCCATCACCATCACCGCCCACATTCACCACGGCAACGCCCTCCGTTTCGACTGGCGCGACGCCCTGCCCCTCCCCAAGGGCCAGACTTTCATCTTCGGCAACCCGCCCTTTCGCGGCGACGCCAAGGAAAAGGAGCAACTCAACGATCTCCAACTCGCCTGGGGAGCAGGCGCCCAGCTCTCTCGCATGGACTACGTCACCGGCTGGCATGCCAAGGCCATCGCCTACTACCACGATCGCGCCGGGCAATTCGCCTACGTAACCACCAACTCCATCGTCCAGGGCGACCAGGTTCCACGACTCTTCGGCCCCATCTTCGCCGCCGGATGGCACATCAAATTCGCGCACCGCACCTTTTCTTGGGACTCTCAAGCGCCCGGCCAAGCCGCTGTGCACTGCGTAATCGTCGGATTTACGAGGGACGCGGCCACATGCCCACGCCTCTGGGGCTACCCCCACGTAAAGGGCGAAGCAGTCGAGCAACGAGTTGCCGGGCGCATCAACGCCTACCTTGTTGACGGCCCCAACATTCTCGTCACCAAAGCCAGCACGCCCCTCTCCCCAGAGGTCCGTACGGCTTTCTACGGTTCTAAGCCGACCGACGGCGGCAACCTCATCGTCGAAACCGATGAGTACAACGAGGTCATGGCGGACCCCGTTGCCGCGAAGTACCTGCGCCAATATGTGGGAGCCCGCGAACTACTCCATGGCGAACTACGGTTCTGCCTCTGGCTCGATGGAATGGACCCCACTGACCTCAACCGCTCTGCCATTCTCAAGACACGAGTCGAAGCGGTCCGCGACTTCCGAGCCAAGTCCAAAGCTGCTAGTACCCGCGAATTCGCCGACTACCCTCACCTATTTCGCCAGCGAGCAGCGCAGAAAGTGCCTTACCTCTGCATCCCAATTCACGTGAGCGAGAACCGCCGGTTCTATCCGGTTCAACGTCTGTATCCAGACGCCATTGCTAGCAACGCCAACTTCATCCTCCCGGACGAAGACGGCCTACAGTTCGGCCTCATGTCCTCGTCCATGTTTATGACCTGGCAGAAAACCGTCGGCGGACGTATCAAGTCCGACCTTCGATTCGGCTCCACCCTCACCTGGTATACATTCCCAGTTCCCGCACTCACTGACGACCACCGCGAAGCGATCAAGGATGGTTTCATAGCTATACTTGAAGCCCGCATGCGTCACCCCAAACGCTCCCTTGCTGACCATTACAACCATCTCGTCATGGAGCCGGAACTACTGCGCGCCCACTACTCCCTCGACAGGGCGATAGACAAAGCCTTCGGCGCGCCGGACTTCCTGCGCGATGACCAGGAGCGCTTAGATATCCTGTTCGCCCGATATGCTGACCTGACCCGCAACAGGGCATAGCAGGGGCCCGTAGCGATCTCCCGGGGAGGGAAATGCTACGAGTCAGGCCTGCCCTGGGGCAGGGGAGGTATTAACGGTGCTAGATAGGGAGCGCATCCCGGCGTGTGCTTCATCGCGCTGGCTGTCCCGGCGCGCACATACCAGCTTCACCGTTCCGTTCCGGCGGGAAGTGCCAGGTCACTCGGGGTCGGTTGGCATTCTATTGGCACGTGTTGGTCATACTGGCCAAGAAGGCCCCTTTTACATGGTGTTATGCTGAGTATAGGTGTAGCCCCGGCAGCTCCACTCTTTCCCCCGACCTGTTGATTCAGGTCGGGGGATTTTCCTTATGCTGCTAGGGTGTGTCTGACAAAGCCCGAGCCCAGGCGACGGCGGCATGGATGAGGACGGCGGCGCGGTAGACGATCGCGTGTTTGTCGTAGCGGGTGGCGAGGCCGCGCCGTTGCTTGGTATGGCAGAAGCGGCGCTCGATCACGTTGCGGTTTCTACAATCGGTGACGTCGAGTCCGACGGGCCTGCCGCCGTGTGAGCCGCGCCTCCTGCGGTGCCCCTGCTGGTCGCGCGGTTCCGGGATCACGGCCTTGATGCCGCGTCCGCGCAGGTGCGAGCGGATCGCGCGTGACGAGTATGCTCTACCGCCGCGAATTGCGTCCGGCCGGGTGCTTGGCCGGCCATTATCACGCTTCACGCGTAGCTGCTCGAGCAGGGGAAGCAGCATCGGCGAGTCGCCGGCCTGCCCCGGAGTGATCAGCGTCACCAGCGGCAGCCCGTTGCCATCGACGAGCTGATGGATCTTCCTGGACAGGCCTCCTCGTGAGCGGCCGATGCCGTGATCAGGCGGCTCGACGGCCGGAATTGTGTAATTC
Above is a window of Corynebacterium suedekumii DNA encoding:
- a CDS encoding class I SAM-dependent DNA methyltransferase, coding for MSSIEFLDRSTTISRLQSFGHYWAEQTAAWHQSGETATEKKYAQSFWADLLNCFGIIAARQRLFEREAQRATTGNHGWMDFFFPGVAIGEAKSLGMDLNAAAAQVDDYLSGGTIKQTEFPRYAILTNFDTLSIKKLDIDDDPVVFSITDIANHYDDLVFLIGGDTLTRQEEEAASIKAAQLMAELYVAILGDDADEPVGGDPDAPTNPEDEDEREATASMLMTRLLFLLYGDDAGLWEVDLFYRWVDQETTAASLGAQLGQLFEHLNTPVSRRPKYLPDLIARFPYVNGAVFADNIGMEYFTTDTREALLDACRFQWTSISVSVFGAMFQLVKSKEARRAAGEHYTSESNILKTIGPLFLDEYQGRADRLIRNKSSRLKDFDALMDEMAANIYCDPACGSGNFLNLAYARLREIETALIVEKRKRFKTTGGGAMTLFIEAEQKLSIDQFHGFEIGWWPAKIAETSMFLVDHQANQKLAKAIGEAPERLPITITAHIHHGNALRFDWRDALPLPKGQTFIFGNPPFRGDAKEKEQLNDLQLAWGAGAQLSRMDYVTGWHAKAIAYYHDRAGQFAYVTTNSIVQGDQVPRLFGPIFAAGWHIKFAHRTFSWDSQAPGQAAVHCVIVGFTRDAATCPRLWGYPHVKGEAVEQRVAGRINAYLVDGPNILVTKASTPLSPEVRTAFYGSKPTDGGNLIVETDEYNEVMADPVAAKYLRQYVGARELLHGELRFCLWLDGMDPTDLNRSAILKTRVEAVRDFRAKSKAASTREFADYPHLFRQRAAQKVPYLCIPIHVSENRRFYPVQRLYPDAIASNANFILPDEDGLQFGLMSSSMFMTWQKTVGGRIKSDLRFGSTLTWYTFPVPALTDDHREAIKDGFIAILEARMRHPKRSLADHYNHLVMEPELLRAHYSLDRAIDKAFGAPDFLRDDQERLDILFARYADLTRNRA
- a CDS encoding IS5 family transposase; amino-acid sequence: MPAVEPPDHGIGRSRGGLSRKIHQLVDGNGLPLVTLITPGQAGDSPMLLPLLEQLRVKRDNGRPSTRPDAIRGGRAYSSRAIRSHLRGRGIKAVIPEPRDQQGHRRRRGSHGGRPVGLDVTDCRNRNVIERRFCHTKQRRGLATRYDKHAIVYRAAVLIHAAVAWARALSDTP